The Hydrogenobacter thermophilus TK-6 genome window below encodes:
- a CDS encoding methylthioribulose 1-phosphate dehydratase, which produces MEALRELVEVIRDLYLRGWLPATSGNFSLRMDEDSVFITPSGKHKGKLTERDFALVDLEGNLKDGQKKPSAETLLHLTIYSMVPSAKCVMHVHSPNATVISRLVNDKIPLKGYELLKAFGLDTHEGEVVIPIFENSQDMPFLARKLKDYLFEHPDTVGFLLKSHGVYIWGEQVSQALMRLEALEFLFECELKLAIISGK; this is translated from the coding sequence ATGGAAGCTTTAAGGGAGCTTGTAGAAGTCATAAGGGATCTTTACTTAAGGGGTTGGCTTCCTGCCACCAGTGGAAACTTCTCCCTGCGGATGGATGAGGATAGCGTCTTTATAACACCATCTGGTAAGCACAAAGGGAAGCTGACTGAAAGAGACTTCGCTCTTGTTGACTTGGAAGGAAATCTGAAAGATGGACAAAAAAAGCCTTCTGCTGAAACCCTCTTACATCTTACCATTTACAGCATGGTGCCTTCTGCCAAGTGTGTTATGCACGTTCACTCTCCCAACGCAACGGTTATATCAAGGCTTGTAAATGACAAGATTCCTTTAAAGGGCTACGAGCTTTTAAAAGCTTTTGGCTTAGATACTCACGAAGGTGAGGTGGTTATTCCCATCTTTGAAAACTCTCAGGACATGCCTTTTCTTGCCAGAAAGCTCAAAGATTACCTGTTTGAGCATCCTGATACTGTGGGATTTTTGCTTAAATCTCACGGTGTTTATATTTGGGGTGAGCAGGTAAGTCAAGCTCTTATGAGGCTTGAGGCTTTGGAGTTTCTCTTTGAGTGTGAGCTAAAACTTGCTATAATTTCAGGAAAGTAA
- a CDS encoding glycosyltransferase family 4 protein — translation MRILSVVDGIGWGGTKEQVYLLAKEFAKRGTDIHLALAFEYVHMVEKLKPYRVRFHFFEHHNKLSRFNLANYYRLWKIIKDIGFHVVIANSPHAFDFVRMVYPFLKKRPKLVAVKRSGRMPNILSLKLKYAYADALVAVSSAIKESLVKGGFPEEKVFVIESGIDTERFRKNEEARWHTRKKLGLSAEDKVFINVANWNPKVKGQDKLIQAFSKMRCDKCYLVLVGIDTDLHAPPIAKGYGIGDRVLALGFREDVENLLNASDFFVLSSYLEGISNSLLQAMACGKVVISTSAGGIGKVIKDGQNGFLVDVGDFEGLLKKMLHVLKLSEEELSKISQRACITAQDFSISKTADAYEKLFERLTS, via the coding sequence ATGCGTATTCTTTCGGTAGTTGATGGGATCGGCTGGGGCGGTACAAAAGAGCAGGTGTACCTGCTGGCTAAGGAGTTTGCCAAGAGGGGTACAGACATCCATTTAGCTTTAGCCTTTGAATATGTCCATATGGTAGAAAAGCTAAAACCTTACCGCGTAAGGTTTCACTTTTTTGAGCACCATAACAAACTCTCAAGATTTAATTTGGCCAACTATTACAGGCTCTGGAAGATAATAAAAGACATTGGCTTTCATGTGGTAATTGCCAACTCACCACACGCCTTTGACTTTGTGAGGATGGTATATCCCTTTCTCAAAAAGAGACCCAAGTTAGTGGCGGTAAAGCGATCAGGCAGGATGCCCAATATTCTGTCTTTGAAGCTCAAGTATGCTTATGCGGACGCTCTTGTGGCAGTGTCTTCTGCCATAAAGGAGAGCCTGGTAAAAGGTGGATTTCCGGAAGAAAAAGTATTCGTTATAGAAAGCGGGATAGACACGGAAAGATTCAGAAAGAATGAAGAAGCCAGATGGCACACAAGAAAAAAGCTCGGACTTTCTGCCGAGGATAAAGTTTTTATAAATGTTGCCAACTGGAACCCAAAGGTAAAGGGACAGGACAAGCTTATACAAGCCTTCTCCAAGATGCGGTGCGACAAGTGTTATTTAGTATTGGTAGGTATAGATACGGACCTTCACGCACCACCTATAGCAAAAGGGTACGGCATAGGAGATAGAGTTTTGGCTCTTGGCTTTAGGGAGGATGTGGAGAACCTTTTAAACGCCTCTGACTTTTTTGTGCTTTCTTCTTACCTTGAAGGTATATCCAATTCTCTACTTCAGGCTATGGCTTGCGGTAAAGTGGTAATATCCACCAGCGCAGGTGGGATAGGGAAAGTTATAAAGGATGGGCAGAATGGTTTTCTTGTGGATGTGGGTGATTTTGAAGGGCTTCTTAAGAAGATGCTCCATGTCCTTAAGCTTTCTGAAGAAGAACTTAGCAAAATATCCCAAAGAGCTTGCATAACGGCTCAGGACTTTTCCATAAGTAAAACGGCAGATGCTTACGAAAAACTCTTTGAGAGGTTGACCTCTTGA
- the metE gene encoding 5-methyltetrahydropteroyltriglutamate--homocysteine S-methyltransferase produces MQTLAYGFPKLGEKREFKSLLESFWKGKVSEAEFLTGMNALRDWMADTYSSSVDIFPSNEISYYDFILDTALMVGAVPSRFGEYKGIETYFEMARGRQAMEMSKYFNTNYHYIVPELESKNFYLLKNYPLEEYLYFKSKGIDTLPKLISPYTFLKLSKALVKSEGSSLPFYHLSKIEKIQDMENYLNAILPVYEEVLKQLKQEGAREVLIEDPALCYDMDSQEWDLVYEMYNCLSKYVHVYVITYYDSVSDYERFVRLPVKALGFDLVSSTENLENIRKYGFPSDKKLIAGIINGRQVWRANLVEKIRLVEELLKITPHLLISNSCPLFHLPISVEPEEELPVHSVQIEGLPTLSLKERLAFAKEKLKELKLIKEAIEGHQQARMEVERIQHLVSVPFGVREEVREKIANLKEEDFERKVPYRERSKLQQGVLQLPAFPTTTIGSFPQTEEVRKMRSSYVAGKISESEYKEFIKKQIQQAIKIQEDIGLDVLVHGEFERTDMVEFFAQKLEGVATTKHGWVLSYGSRVYRPPIIYGDVYRPAPMTVEEISYAQSLTEKPVKGMLTGPVTILNWSYYREDIPKREIAYQIALALLEEVKDLEAAGIKIIQIDEPAFREGVPLKRKDWKEYFDWAIKAFRLCSRAEPHVQIHTHMCYSEFNDIIEYIYQMDFDVISIEASRSKGEIIEAFERFKDWDRQIGIGVYDIHSPAVPTKESIASVLERSMKVLPKELLWVNPDCGLKTRRWEEVIPALKNMVEVAKEFRERYAVV; encoded by the coding sequence ATGCAGACTTTGGCTTATGGGTTTCCCAAACTTGGAGAGAAGAGAGAGTTTAAGAGCCTTTTAGAAAGCTTCTGGAAGGGGAAAGTTTCGGAAGCTGAGTTTCTGACAGGTATGAACGCCCTCAGAGATTGGATGGCAGACACATACAGCTCAAGCGTGGATATCTTTCCTTCCAACGAAATCTCTTACTACGACTTTATCTTGGATACTGCCCTGATGGTAGGAGCAGTGCCATCAAGGTTTGGAGAGTACAAAGGTATTGAGACTTACTTTGAGATGGCACGCGGAAGACAGGCTATGGAGATGAGCAAATACTTTAACACCAATTACCACTACATAGTGCCCGAACTGGAAAGCAAAAACTTTTATCTTCTCAAAAACTATCCCCTTGAGGAGTATCTTTACTTTAAAAGCAAAGGCATAGATACATTACCTAAGCTCATCTCTCCTTACACTTTCCTGAAGCTCTCAAAAGCCCTCGTAAAGTCTGAAGGCTCTTCTTTACCCTTTTATCACCTTTCCAAGATAGAGAAGATACAAGACATGGAAAATTACCTTAATGCCATCCTTCCAGTGTACGAGGAGGTCCTAAAACAGCTAAAGCAAGAAGGTGCTCGGGAAGTTCTCATAGAAGACCCTGCCCTGTGCTACGATATGGACTCCCAAGAGTGGGACCTCGTTTATGAAATGTACAACTGTCTTAGCAAGTATGTCCATGTTTATGTCATCACTTACTACGACAGTGTGTCTGACTACGAGAGGTTTGTGAGGCTTCCTGTCAAAGCCTTAGGCTTTGACCTTGTATCCAGCACAGAAAATCTGGAAAACATAAGAAAGTATGGTTTTCCATCGGATAAAAAGCTCATAGCCGGCATAATAAACGGCAGGCAAGTTTGGAGGGCAAACCTCGTAGAAAAGATAAGGCTTGTGGAGGAGCTTCTTAAGATCACTCCTCATCTTTTAATATCCAACTCTTGTCCTCTCTTTCATCTCCCCATTAGTGTGGAGCCAGAGGAGGAGCTACCTGTTCATAGCGTCCAAATAGAGGGTTTGCCTACTCTCAGCTTAAAAGAGAGGCTCGCCTTTGCCAAAGAGAAACTCAAAGAGCTGAAACTAATAAAGGAGGCTATAGAAGGCCATCAGCAAGCCCGTATGGAGGTGGAAAGGATACAGCATCTGGTCAGCGTCCCATTTGGTGTGAGAGAGGAAGTGAGAGAAAAAATTGCCAACCTAAAAGAAGAGGACTTTGAAAGAAAAGTTCCCTACAGAGAGAGGAGCAAGCTTCAGCAGGGGGTGCTGCAGCTTCCGGCATTTCCTACCACTACCATAGGGTCCTTCCCCCAAACGGAGGAAGTAAGAAAAATGAGGTCTTCCTATGTGGCAGGCAAGATATCTGAGAGTGAGTATAAAGAATTCATAAAAAAACAGATACAGCAGGCTATAAAAATTCAGGAGGACATAGGGCTTGATGTTTTGGTTCACGGGGAGTTTGAAAGGACGGATATGGTGGAGTTCTTTGCTCAAAAATTGGAAGGTGTTGCAACTACTAAGCACGGATGGGTTCTGTCTTATGGCTCAAGAGTTTATAGGCCACCCATTATATACGGAGATGTTTACAGGCCGGCGCCCATGACAGTAGAAGAGATAAGCTACGCCCAATCTCTTACAGAAAAACCCGTCAAAGGTATGCTAACAGGTCCTGTCACCATCCTTAACTGGAGCTACTACAGGGAAGACATACCCAAAAGGGAAATAGCTTATCAGATAGCCTTAGCACTTTTGGAGGAGGTAAAGGACCTTGAGGCTGCTGGAATAAAGATCATACAGATAGACGAGCCGGCCTTTAGAGAAGGTGTGCCATTAAAGAGGAAGGATTGGAAGGAATACTTTGACTGGGCTATAAAGGCTTTTAGACTCTGCTCAAGAGCAGAACCTCATGTGCAGATACACACCCATATGTGCTACAGTGAGTTTAACGACATTATAGAGTACATATACCAGATGGACTTTGATGTAATATCCATAGAAGCTTCAAGGAGTAAAGGCGAGATAATAGAGGCTTTTGAGAGATTCAAAGACTGGGATAGACAGATAGGCATAGGTGTTTATGATATTCACTCTCCGGCAGTACCTACCAAAGAGAGCATAGCATCCGTATTAGAGAGGTCTATGAAGGTTTTACCCAAGGAGCTTTTGTGGGTAAATCCTGACTGCGGACTCAAAACCCGAAGATGGGAGGAGGTCATACCAGCCCTCAAAAACATGGTGGAAGTAGCAAAGGAGTTTAGAGAGAGGTATGCGGTTGTTTAA
- a CDS encoding HAD-IIA family hydrolase, which translates to MIRLLLDLDGVLVRDKALNPFPDTSDFLNFLRRKGVPFKVVSNNSTKPPREMIESLKGKGIFLEEEKFVSPLSILPHYLRRNGIYRLFVIGTPNLKSYLEGGGFQVVENHAVQAVIIGQDRNLDFNKIKTATSAVFLSNAKILPVNLSRIVKDDDGLYFPGAGAIARMLVHACNYKEDVPNLGKPSEEFINYAIEDMPGEETYLVSDDIYTDLVGAKNLGIKTIFMTTGKYRKEELSKANFCPDFIFESLKDLRDFLETLPR; encoded by the coding sequence ATGATAAGACTTTTGCTTGACCTGGATGGCGTACTTGTAAGAGACAAAGCTCTCAACCCTTTTCCGGATACTTCCGATTTTTTAAACTTCCTCAGAAGGAAAGGCGTACCATTCAAGGTGGTTTCCAACAACTCCACAAAGCCACCCAGAGAGATGATAGAAAGCCTAAAAGGCAAAGGGATATTTCTTGAAGAAGAAAAGTTCGTATCACCTCTTAGCATACTGCCCCATTATCTAAGAAGAAACGGCATTTACCGTCTATTCGTAATAGGCACGCCTAACCTCAAGTCTTACCTTGAAGGAGGAGGTTTTCAAGTGGTGGAAAACCACGCTGTCCAAGCCGTCATAATAGGGCAGGATAGAAACTTAGACTTTAACAAGATAAAAACCGCAACATCTGCCGTATTTTTGTCCAACGCCAAGATACTGCCCGTTAACCTAAGCAGGATAGTTAAGGATGATGATGGTCTTTACTTTCCTGGTGCGGGTGCTATAGCACGGATGCTTGTACACGCATGCAACTACAAAGAGGATGTTCCCAACCTGGGCAAACCATCGGAAGAGTTCATAAACTACGCCATAGAGGACATGCCCGGAGAAGAGACTTACCTTGTGAGCGATGACATATACACGGACCTCGTTGGCGCCAAAAACCTTGGCATCAAAACCATTTTTATGACAACAGGTAAGTATAGAAAGGAAGAGCTTTCAAAGGCAAACTTTTGCCCGGACTTTATCTTTGAAAGCCTCAAAGACCTCAGAGATTTCTTAGAAACTTTGCCAAGATAA
- a CDS encoding DUF507 family protein: MRLPEKLMERIADRIIKELGEEKIIEVEDPYTFKKKILAVFKEAEEEERMLDEKTKEMLKEKLDLLEESSLDYRTAYRAVRAKLAEEMNIHTSRRERMNQIANMIKDLIMKDESVEIYEEPHHIRNRIRQILMDAVKEEEEIDREVRERIKSYSRRIVEGTPEWNHLYRRIYEDALKRRGLL; this comes from the coding sequence ATGAGGTTGCCGGAAAAACTTATGGAGAGGATAGCAGATAGAATTATAAAGGAGTTGGGAGAGGAAAAAATTATAGAGGTGGAGGACCCTTACACTTTTAAGAAGAAGATACTGGCAGTTTTTAAAGAAGCTGAGGAAGAAGAGAGGATGCTTGACGAAAAAACTAAAGAGATGTTAAAAGAGAAGCTTGACCTGCTTGAAGAATCAAGTCTTGACTACAGGACGGCCTACAGAGCTGTGAGGGCAAAACTGGCTGAAGAGATGAACATACACACCAGCAGAAGGGAGAGGATGAACCAGATAGCTAACATGATAAAGGACCTTATAATGAAGGATGAAAGCGTAGAGATATATGAAGAGCCTCATCACATAAGAAACAGGATAAGGCAGATACTCATGGACGCTGTAAAGGAGGAGGAGGAGATAGATAGAGAGGTTAGAGAGAGGATAAAGTCTTACTCCAGAAGGATAGTGGAAGGGACCCCCGAGTGGAATCATCTTTATAGAAGGATTTACGAGGATGCTCTAAAGAGGAGAGGTTTACTCTAA
- a CDS encoding FAD-binding oxidoreductase, protein MLGLLKKKPVDKLVEVLGKEKVKVSLVERKLYSYDATPIPIERAIPSAVIFPESQEDVEKLVQVCYQEDIPIFPRGAGSGLTGGAVPTVDKGVVVSFEKMKRFSVDVDNAVAFVEPGVITYELQQFVEGLGLFYPPDPSSFKYSTIGGNIAENAGGPRCLKYGVTREYVLGLTAVIREGKVLRTGSPVLKDVAGYDITKLFVGSEGTLGLITSAILKLIPKPKARATALVLFERLEDVGRAVTEIMTSGVFPSALEFMDADAIKAAEAYKPIGLPKDVAAILLVELDGSVEGVKEDLQTVERLLSRMGIEVKVAQDEASAEKLWTVRKNLGPALANLKTGKINEDIVFPRTYLSEAIPKLRDIAKKYDLLMVVFGHIGDGNLHVNLLYDKKDPQEEERAERAVDEVFQLALSYRGSITGEHGVGLTKRKFLKWQVGHVGIEVLKGIKAVFDPKNLFNPGKLLLE, encoded by the coding sequence ATGCTCGGTTTGCTGAAGAAAAAGCCTGTTGATAAACTCGTAGAGGTGCTTGGGAAAGAAAAGGTAAAGGTTTCTTTGGTAGAAAGGAAGCTCTATTCTTACGATGCAACACCTATACCCATAGAGAGAGCTATTCCTTCGGCGGTAATTTTCCCAGAAAGCCAGGAGGATGTGGAGAAGCTGGTACAGGTTTGTTATCAAGAGGATATACCTATCTTTCCAAGAGGTGCGGGTTCTGGGCTTACTGGTGGTGCTGTCCCTACAGTAGATAAGGGCGTTGTGGTTTCTTTTGAGAAGATGAAGAGGTTCAGCGTGGATGTGGATAATGCGGTAGCTTTTGTGGAACCCGGGGTGATAACTTACGAATTACAACAGTTTGTGGAAGGGCTTGGACTTTTTTATCCTCCAGACCCTTCCTCCTTCAAATACTCCACCATAGGAGGGAACATAGCGGAAAATGCAGGAGGTCCAAGATGTTTAAAGTATGGCGTTACGCGAGAATATGTGCTTGGACTTACCGCGGTTATAAGAGAGGGGAAGGTGCTAAGGACGGGAAGTCCAGTGCTGAAGGATGTGGCAGGTTATGATATAACCAAACTCTTTGTGGGCTCTGAAGGCACGCTGGGACTTATAACCTCCGCAATACTAAAGCTCATACCCAAACCTAAAGCGAGGGCGACAGCTTTGGTACTTTTTGAAAGACTCGAAGATGTCGGAAGGGCAGTCACAGAAATTATGACATCTGGCGTCTTTCCATCAGCCTTAGAGTTTATGGACGCCGATGCCATAAAGGCGGCGGAAGCATACAAACCTATAGGGCTTCCTAAGGACGTGGCGGCGATTTTGCTGGTGGAACTGGATGGGTCAGTTGAAGGTGTTAAGGAGGACCTTCAAACAGTTGAAAGATTGCTCAGCAGAATGGGTATTGAGGTAAAGGTGGCACAGGATGAGGCATCAGCAGAAAAGCTATGGACAGTCCGTAAGAATTTGGGACCCGCTCTTGCCAACCTCAAAACTGGCAAGATAAACGAAGATATAGTTTTTCCAAGAACTTACCTCTCTGAAGCTATACCAAAACTCAGGGATATAGCCAAAAAGTATGACCTTCTTATGGTAGTTTTTGGACACATAGGCGACGGAAATTTACATGTTAATCTTCTGTACGATAAGAAGGATCCTCAAGAAGAGGAAAGGGCGGAGAGAGCGGTGGATGAAGTTTTTCAGCTGGCACTCTCTTACCGTGGCTCAATAACCGGGGAGCACGGTGTTGGACTCACCAAGAGAAAGTTCTTAAAATGGCAGGTAGGCCATGTGGGCATAGAGGTGCTAAAAGGTATAAAAGCGGTGTTTGACCCCAAAAACCTCTTCAACCCGGGTAAACTCCTCTTAGAGTAA
- a CDS encoding peptidyl-prolyl cis-trans isomerase, with translation MALFVLITLLMVGFSYANVVAKVNQRSITREEVISAFNAYWRGIIHLPIAQATKRDMQEFLVEYVRSLIIQQEAKKMGINVKESEFKEYITKNIGNVPLSETVRELVKTEILTNKILDRIAKDIDVSDREITAYYYLNLRDFKLPAQVLVRRVLVEDLDTANEVYYRLSKGAESLEGLRGVKEGDPMWYSIQTLPEIVKQQLYPYEVGKTSKPIDTGSGYLILKVIDRRGDGILSLEEAKPVVKEKLLKEKRQEVFKKWFQKVSKEYRVEFFFWQL, from the coding sequence ATGGCACTTTTTGTACTTATTACTCTCCTGATGGTTGGTTTTTCTTATGCTAATGTGGTGGCAAAGGTCAACCAAAGGAGTATAACAAGAGAGGAAGTTATTAGCGCTTTCAATGCTTACTGGCGTGGGATAATACATCTGCCCATAGCTCAGGCTACCAAAAGAGATATGCAGGAGTTTCTTGTGGAGTATGTAAGAAGCCTGATAATACAGCAGGAGGCGAAAAAAATGGGCATAAATGTGAAGGAAAGCGAATTTAAAGAATACATAACAAAAAATATAGGAAATGTTCCTCTGAGTGAAACGGTGAGAGAGTTAGTAAAGACTGAGATACTTACCAACAAAATCTTAGACAGGATAGCAAAGGATATAGATGTCAGCGATAGGGAGATAACTGCATACTATTACCTAAATTTGAGAGACTTTAAGCTACCTGCACAGGTGCTAGTAAGGAGAGTTTTGGTGGAGGATCTGGACACAGCCAATGAAGTCTATTACCGCCTATCAAAGGGAGCAGAAAGTTTAGAAGGGCTAAGGGGAGTAAAGGAGGGTGACCCTATGTGGTACTCTATTCAGACGCTTCCAGAAATAGTAAAGCAGCAACTGTATCCCTACGAGGTAGGCAAAACTTCAAAACCGATAGATACAGGCAGTGGGTACCTTATACTTAAGGTCATAGACAGGCGGGGTGATGGCATTTTATCCCTTGAGGAAGCAAAGCCCGTGGTTAAAGAGAAGTTATTAAAGGAGAAGAGACAGGAGGTGTTTAAAAAATGGTTTCAAAAGGTCTCAAAGGAATATCGTGTGGAATTCTTCTTCTGGCAACTTTAG
- a CDS encoding tRNA1(Val) (adenine(37)-N6)-methyltransferase — protein MEAEEFVFFGGKVRFKQPKKHRLSVVELLFLSNLKGVKKNSKVVDLGAGFGTLSILTSLKYGCEVWAVERDETMLELLNYNVRINQLDGKVHVIEGDIRFIERFMKRDFFDNVLLNPPFYPRTYRNKNNYFHFETDTDLADFIKATKYVLKDGGRVNLLYTAFRCMEAFLILKNNNINPYAVRIFYPKAEKNGKFIHIYGIKNGKGYMTIEKPLIINRNDGEYTDEVKSVLYGFL, from the coding sequence TTGGAAGCTGAAGAATTTGTCTTCTTTGGAGGCAAGGTAAGATTCAAACAGCCAAAAAAGCACAGACTTTCGGTAGTAGAACTGCTCTTTCTTTCTAATCTTAAAGGAGTTAAAAAAAACAGTAAAGTAGTTGATTTGGGAGCGGGATTTGGAACGCTATCCATCCTAACCTCCTTAAAGTACGGTTGTGAAGTGTGGGCAGTTGAAAGGGATGAGACCATGCTGGAACTCCTAAACTACAATGTACGTATAAACCAGCTTGATGGTAAGGTGCATGTGATTGAAGGAGACATACGCTTTATAGAAAGGTTTATGAAAAGAGATTTTTTTGATAATGTCCTTTTGAATCCCCCTTTTTATCCAAGAACTTACAGAAATAAAAACAACTACTTTCACTTTGAGACGGATACGGATCTGGCAGACTTTATTAAAGCCACAAAGTATGTGTTAAAAGATGGAGGAAGAGTAAACTTACTTTACACAGCTTTTAGGTGCATGGAGGCTTTTTTAATCTTAAAAAATAACAATATAAACCCTTATGCTGTGCGTATTTTTTATCCTAAAGCAGAGAAAAACGGCAAATTTATACATATATACGGCATAAAGAATGGTAAAGGATATATGACAATTGAAAAACCTCTCATAATAAACAGGAATGATGGAGAATATACTGACGAAGTAAAGAGCGTACTTTATGGATTTCTATGA
- a CDS encoding polysaccharide deacetylase family protein translates to MILVLLYHKVIKYPTFDLWWKTFDLQLCIIKRLFKVITLDDVVYLVSEGKHPKYPSVAITFDDGYADNYIYAYPLLKKHGLRATIFVASSRVLKEEGKRKTLEDYWKAKASFSELYSPKNMWQANYEFLKEGKSQDFLSQEELCSMGDVFDIGWHSKYHTKDFCEERLLDFYDGKSWHWSLLHAYGEEPKMGFPIFPMKGSLSIRRGRLREEVRAFLRDLPSDILRKRGWKEWLRQELLKNFDKLLEFEKEEERIRRVEKEIDESLRELEEMTGKRIIHSAYPFGDYDELLRNMLSQRFLSAFTTQKRTIKYGEDKYLIPRVTVPKDMWSFLVILAKFLRNL, encoded by the coding sequence TTGATACTGGTCTTGCTCTACCACAAGGTTATTAAGTACCCTACCTTTGACCTCTGGTGGAAGACCTTTGACCTTCAGCTTTGCATCATAAAAAGACTCTTTAAAGTCATTACTCTTGATGATGTTGTATACCTTGTAAGTGAAGGAAAACATCCCAAATACCCATCAGTTGCCATCACCTTTGACGATGGATATGCTGACAACTATATTTACGCGTACCCTCTTCTTAAAAAGCATGGACTCAGAGCTACCATTTTTGTTGCATCTTCAAGAGTACTAAAAGAGGAAGGAAAGAGAAAAACCCTTGAGGACTACTGGAAGGCAAAAGCTTCTTTTAGTGAGCTTTACTCTCCCAAAAATATGTGGCAAGCCAATTACGAGTTTCTAAAAGAAGGAAAAAGTCAGGACTTTTTAAGCCAAGAGGAGCTTTGCAGTATGGGAGATGTTTTTGACATAGGCTGGCACTCCAAGTATCATACAAAAGACTTCTGTGAAGAAAGATTGCTGGATTTTTATGACGGCAAAAGCTGGCACTGGTCTCTTCTTCATGCTTATGGAGAAGAGCCCAAGATGGGATTTCCCATATTTCCCATGAAGGGGTCTCTTTCCATAAGAAGGGGCAGGCTTAGGGAGGAAGTGAGAGCTTTCTTAAGGGATTTGCCTTCCGACATCCTTAGGAAAAGAGGGTGGAAAGAGTGGCTAAGGCAAGAGCTTCTTAAGAACTTTGATAAGCTTTTGGAATTTGAGAAAGAAGAAGAGAGGATAAGAAGGGTTGAGAAGGAAATAGATGAGTCTTTAAGAGAGCTTGAGGAAATGACTGGAAAGCGCATAATTCACTCAGCTTATCCTTTTGGAGATTACGATGAGCTTTTAAGAAATATGCTTTCCCAAAGATTTTTATCAGCCTTCACCACCCAAAAGAGAACTATCAAGTATGGGGAAGATAAATACCTTATTCCGAGAGTGACTGTGCCAAAAGACATGTGGTCATTTTTGGTTATCTTGGCAAAGTTTCTAAGAAATCTCTGA
- the atpC gene encoding ATP synthase F1 subunit epsilon, producing the protein MVSVEIVTPQGVVFSRQVNSVNIPTQEGEIGVLERHMYLMTLLKPGLIYFDGNQKDGIAVTYGFVDITPERVIILAEEAYTVGEIDAGKEKELFDQAVKKLATAQTMEEMQEWERVRDRARTLLEILERFGS; encoded by the coding sequence ATGGTAAGTGTGGAGATAGTTACGCCTCAGGGTGTTGTGTTTTCACGACAGGTCAATTCGGTCAACATCCCCACTCAAGAGGGAGAGATAGGAGTTTTGGAAAGGCACATGTACCTTATGACGCTTTTAAAGCCCGGGCTTATCTATTTTGACGGAAATCAGAAGGATGGAATAGCTGTCACATACGGGTTTGTTGACATAACACCAGAAAGGGTGATAATCCTTGCAGAAGAAGCCTACACAGTTGGTGAGATTGATGCGGGTAAAGAAAAGGAACTTTTTGACCAAGCGGTCAAGAAACTGGCTACCGCACAGACTATGGAAGAGATGCAAGAGTGGGAAAGGGTAAGGGATAGAGCGAGGACGCTTCTGGAGATACTTGAAAGGTTTGGAAGCTGA